The Populus trichocarpa isolate Nisqually-1 chromosome 2, P.trichocarpa_v4.1, whole genome shotgun sequence genome has a window encoding:
- the LOC18096234 gene encoding protein PHOSPHATE-INDUCED 1-like: MVFFVSSRFVLPVLLLFISINRFSSAARRLSVSDQTQEPFLFQYHNGPLLTGQISVNLIWYGKFRPSQRAIVSDFIDSVSSRKLTTAQPSVATWWKATDKYFNLVKPKKTSPPLLSLGTQILDEKYSLGKSLSGKQIVQLASKGVQKDAINVVLTSSDVAVEGFCSSKCGIHGSSLSAKRINRKISKFAYIWVGNSETQCPGQCAWPLHQPIYGPQNPPLVAPNNDVGLDGMVINLASLLAGTATNPFGNGYFQGPKEAPLEAASACPGVYGKGAYPGYAGDLLVDSTTGASYNAHGVNGRKYLLPALFDPSTSTCSTLP; the protein is encoded by the coding sequence atgGTCTTTTTTGTCTCCTCACGTTTTGTTCTTCCAGTACTTCTGCTATTTATCTCTATTAATCGGTTCAGTTCAGCAGCAAGGAGACTCTCCGTGTCAGATCAAACCCAAGAaccttttttgtttcaataCCACAATGGCCCTCTCCTTACAGGTCAAATTTCCGTCAACTTGATCTGGTATGGCAAGTTCAGGCCATCTCAGCGTGCCATTGTCTCGGATTTTATTGACTCTGTGTCTTCTAGAAAACTCACAACAGCACAACCCTCTGTTGCCACGTGGTGGAAAGCTACAGATAAATATTTCAACCTTGTGAAACCGAAGAAAACCTCCCCTCCTCTTCTCTCACTAGGAACACAAATCCTAGACGAGAAGTATTCATTGGGGAAATCGCTCTCTGGCAAGCAAATTGTGCAGTTAGCATCAAAAGGTGTCCAAAAGGATGCGATTAACGTTGTCTTGACATCATCTGATGTTGCTGTTGAAGGGTTTTGCTCTAGCAAATGCGGTATTCATGGGTCTTCTTTGAGCGCTAAAAGAATCAATCGCAAGATATCTAAATTTGCTTACATTTGGGTTGGTAACTCTGAGACTCAATGTCCTGGTCAATGTGCGTGGCCATTGCACCAGCCAATTTATGGACCGCAGAACCCTCCATTGGTTGCACCCAACAACGATGTGGGTCTTGACGGGATGGTAATCAATTTGGCAAGTCTTTTGGCTGGGACTGCAACAAACCCATTTGGAAATGGCTACTTTCAGGGTCCAAAGGAGGCTCCTCTTGAGGCTGCATCTGCTTGTCCTGGGGTTTATGGCAAGGGTGCCTATCCTGGTTATGCCGGGGATTTGTTAGTGGACTCTACAACTGGTGCTAGCTATAATGCTCATGGTGTTAACGGAAGGAAATACTTGCTTCCTGCTTTATTTGATCCTTCAACTTCAACTTGTTCCACTCTACCGTGA